Sequence from the Methanosarcina siciliae T4/M genome:
GGGCTTGCGGGAAGGCTCGGGAAAACACCGAAGCTTGTCGGGGATACGGCAATCTACGGGATTGACAGCGTCCCCAAGTCAAAAATTCCTCTTTACGATTATTCAGGATTTGAAGTACCGGAGTCCCTGCCGGAAAACTGCAGGAAGCTCCTTGTGATGCACCAGATCGTACAGCCCTTCCCGTATGCTGACTGGGACTGCGCCGAGGTGCTTGAAAACCTGCCCTTTAAGGTTGATGCAATTCTCCTTGGGGACTACCACAAATATGAGAAAATAAAGGTAGGGGAAGGGGAGACCTGGGCTACGTACTCGGGAAGCACCGAACGCAACAGTGCGTCTGAAAACGAGCCCCGTTCTTACAATATTATCACTCTTTCCGGGGAAGGGCCGGAGATCAGCAGGAGGACCATCCCTACCCGTAATTTCCTTTTTATCACGGCAAAAATCGATGGGGGAGAAAAGCCTTACGAACAGATCTTTTCTGCAATAAATGAACATCTTGAAGAGATTCCCGAATCTGTCGTGTTTCTGGACATCTCAGGAGATTCAGACTCAGTTCTTTCTTTCAGCGAGATCGAAGAATACCTGTTAAGCAAAGGAGCTCTTGTGTCAAAGGTGAAAGATGCCAGGATAAAAGAGAACCTTCCCGAAGAGGTTGTGAAAGTCGCATTTTCCGACCCGGACCATGCAGTTGCCGAAGAGATACGCAGGATGAGCTTAAACGACGGAGGGCTGATAGTCGATGAGATCATCCGGAGCCCGGACGTTTCAAGGTCAAGGGTGGACGAAGAAACCGAGAACCGGCTTTCGAGATTGATTGAAGCGATAGATTTCAAAGACCCGGATTTCAGGATAGAGATCCCTGCCAGCCCTGTAAGTCCTACAGACTCTATTGATCCTGTCAGTCCTATAAACACCGTAAGTTCTGCTGACCCGGTCAGCGCTGTTAGTCCTGAAAGCTCTACTGACCATGTAAGCTCTGTCATAATTGAAAATCATGAAAAATCTATTCCGGCAGTTGAGGCTGAAAAGGTTGAAACTCTTGACCCTGCCGGAGAAACTGAATTTGCGGCGGGAATTGCCGGCAAAACCGAAACCTTGCGGGCTCCTGTCAGAATTAAAAACTCTGAATCTCTTAACGAAGCACTCAAGAAGAGTTATGAAGCTCCTGATAAGGTCCGTGAAGCCCCTGATGTGAACCCTGAACTTCCTGAGCCCCTTCCGGCATTTGAAAATACCGGCTCCCCTGAAACCTTTGGGTCGTGTGAGAAGATTGTTTCATCAGAAATCCCTGAAAAGAGTGGGGTAGAGGCAGATTCTGAAAAAGAGGGCATGGATAGAGTTGAAAAACCTGCTCATGATCCGGATAAAGCTGCAAAACCGGTAAAACAGAGCCAGAGAAAAGGAAAAGGAAAGTCTGCCGTACCCAGACAGTATAACCTTGGTGATTACCTGTGAAGCTGAAAAACCTGTCCATAGAAAACATCCGGAGCTACAAAAAGCTGGACTTCGCTTTCGAAGACGGAGTGACAGTCATTTCCGGGGTAAACGGGAGCGGGAAATCAAGCCTGCTCGAAGCCTGCTTTATGGGGCTTTTCGGGAGCAAGATCCTCTCAAAGGACTTTGTGCTTGCAGATATGATCTTCAAAGGAGCTGAGGATGCAAAAATCAACCTGGGCTTCGAACATCTCGGGAAGGAGTATCTTATTGAGCAGGCTTTCAGGTACTCTTCAAAAAGTGAAAACGCTTCCAGTTCAAAATGTGTGCTCTATGCTGACGGAGAAAATATTGTTGACCAGGCAACCCGCACCTATGAAGAGGTCTGTGCCCTCCTGAACATGGATGAAGAGGCATACCGGAACTGCGCCTACATCCGGCAGGGGGAAATTGACGTGCTTATCAATGCAAAGCCAAAGGACAGGCAGCGCATGATCGACGACCTGCTCCAGCTCGGAAAGCTTGAGGAATATCGCGAAAGGGCAGGGTATGCAAAGACAGCTGTCCGAAGGCTTGAAAGGGACACAAAAAATAGCTTTTCGGGTGTGAAAGCCGAAATCGAAGGGATTGAGAGTACGGAGCCAGTTAAAGCCCTAAACGGACTCAAGCAAAAGGTGAAAGAAACTGATGGCTCATTAAAAGAACTTAACGAGAAAAAAGATTATGCTGCTGCCCGTAAAGGAGAACTTGACCTCAGGATTGCCGAGTACAGGGAACGCCTGCAGGAAATTGAGGTTTTGAAAGAGGCTATCCGGAAGACTCAGGAAGATAAAGCCGGCTGTTTTAAGGAAAAAGAAGCTTTTTCCGGAGAAGTCCAGGGTCAGAGGCGCGTTTTGCTTGAACTTGGGGAAGAAAACGCCGGTTTAAGAGAAGATTGCGGTTTTGGAGACCTTGAAATTGAAGCCCTTTTGTTGCGGCAGGAAAAAGAGGAGTCTTCTGCCAGGGAAAAGGTAAATGCCTTGTCAAAGGATCTTGCTCTCCTCCTGAAAGAAGAAGAAACA
This genomic interval carries:
- a CDS encoding metallophosphoesterase family protein, with protein sequence MDREIRILHTADTHLGYRQYHSEVRRQDFFKAFELVIQDAVDMQVDAVVHAGDLFDSRNPTLEDLLETMNILSRLKAANIPFFGIVGNHESKQTTQWLDLFEEMGLAGRLGKTPKLVGDTAIYGIDSVPKSKIPLYDYSGFEVPESLPENCRKLLVMHQIVQPFPYADWDCAEVLENLPFKVDAILLGDYHKYEKIKVGEGETWATYSGSTERNSASENEPRSYNIITLSGEGPEISRRTIPTRNFLFITAKIDGGEKPYEQIFSAINEHLEEIPESVVFLDISGDSDSVLSFSEIEEYLLSKGALVSKVKDARIKENLPEEVVKVAFSDPDHAVAEEIRRMSLNDGGLIVDEIIRSPDVSRSRVDEETENRLSRLIEAIDFKDPDFRIEIPASPVSPTDSIDPVSPINTVSSADPVSAVSPESSTDHVSSVIIENHEKSIPAVEAEKVETLDPAGETEFAAGIAGKTETLRAPVRIKNSESLNEALKKSYEAPDKVREAPDVNPELPEPLPAFENTGSPETFGSCEKIVSSEIPEKSGVEADSEKEGMDRVEKPAHDPDKAAKPVKQSQRKGKGKSAVPRQYNLGDYL